The Drosophila innubila isolate TH190305 chromosome 3R unlocalized genomic scaffold, UK_Dinn_1.0 2_E_3R, whole genome shotgun sequence genome has a segment encoding these proteins:
- the LOC117790198 gene encoding uncharacterized protein LOC117790198 has product MAEEFPLTDEKLDELFVKDIDSVTRIVEKLPKNDTILATCTRWFQIFQHATHDEKLARNFMLLLMHKQLNDRNTLCYPFTDARSCQRDLRTLHKMSMRLAKGDSIDDDACETCGSIEYSTPSSEATCTTNPRSHLEDDNQHLIQLNSSLARELQALQSEKEQLLQRRQLCLANIKTLHDCSIMYQKEISYIKNIFFCSAITALKMFANAKPSITDRPQYFITLFNVLCENEQDRQQIKQLDEMFGHLLREHIDHNTRETMCQQMSLEFDSLRAKVSKQYKSIIENQQTILLQELRLSGMKDLMLLKKLFMDSFKGDELVKCKVIKFLQREYDGLDKD; this is encoded by the coding sequence ATGGCCGAAGAATTTCCCTTAACTGATGAGAAACTGGACGAATTGTTCGTTAAGGATATTGACAGTGTAACCAGAATTGTTGAGAAGCTGCCTAAAAATGACACCATTTTAGCCACATGCACACGCTGGTTTCAAATCTTTCAACACGCAACTCATGATGAAAAGTTGGCACGCAATtttatgttgctgttgatgcatAAACAGCTTAATGATAGGAACACCCTGTGCTATCCATTTACCGATGCACGCAGCTGTCAGAGGGACTTAAGGACACTGCATAAGATGAGCATGAGGCTGGCAAAGGGAGACAGCATTGATGATGACGCCTGTGAGACTTGTGGCAGCATAGAGTATAGTACACCATCCTCTGAAGCAACCTGCACTACCAATCCCCGCTCACACTTGGAGGATGATAACCAGCATTTGATTCAGCTCAATTCCTCATTGGCCAGAGAGTTACAGGCGTTACAGTCCGAAAAGGAACAATTGTTGCAGCGCCGCCAACTCTGTCTGGCAAATATAAAGACCCTACACGACTGTAGCATAATGTATCAAAAAGAGATTAgctatatcaaaaatatatttttctgctCAGCCATAACGGCACTCAAGATGTTTGCCAATGCGAAACCTTCAATCACCGACCGTCCACAATACTTTATCACATTATTTAATGTATTGTGTGAAAATGAACAGGACAGGCAACAGATTAAACAATTGGATGAGATGTTTGGACATCTGCTACGTGAACATATAGATCACAATACGCGTGAAACGATGTGCCAACAAATGAGCTTGGAATTCGATTCACTACGCGCTAAAGTCAGCAAGCAGTACAAGAGTATTATAGAAAATCAACAGACTATTCTGTTGCAGGAGCTGCGACTCTCGGGTATGAAAGATCTGATGCTGTTGAAAAAGCTCTTCATGGACAGTTTCAAAGGTGACGAGCTTGTGAAATGCAAagtgattaaatttttacaaagaGAATACGATGGATTGGACAAAGATTAA
- the LOC117790196 gene encoding flocculation protein FLO11, with amino-acid sequence MAAAAAAVPAANTTTTTTPANANVNVNLNANANAPAIASSSNAAQFREIHKNTWLKRLTADGKKLTVGPKKSECSWVVFCVHDDTDALLEGYAEPRQAAAHMPEWAVSLRDTLHISHALIPNSHEFEFVVTLSNEVLRFHAASWETMQEWVETLRSKLREMKILSPRENLYTKLPEVRAPLLPTRDPTSPLPAPPPVPAAIVPGVERIPAHQHQQPAAVNEQASRATAASAVNSVIEAATTVTPAPPAPAPPPTTTTAMSNTLTQHLLNMLSDPISTYSEQISETQSPTVVDDVEDATNATVTATPNDIAANINLSDDEFVSPILRNGVRVDVTSSSAQRISADQILNFEQMLQCERLIPRPQTSRSMSAGAADKTKRPQRKSPQPKVQQVAVEETQDNNITIIQVSNTNNTNPAGQPPELPPKNKIIADIFRFPEINAKAKTKTQPQNDYKSNVQIIPSNSNTIQVLSQPSSSSSSNPYTIPLKPVSNASTTLNQNASTTVSNNTTMVQVLADGEAMTSPTATTTVAVYGTCYPTTTASGQQSANKPQTPKVSKKIILSANSSGITNIRINNEQANDASVISGNVHYEKVFLSSSIPVSSSSPTAMREERPTSSHVQAQSNAIVNVESRPTTTTTTTPMPTAVNGSPALPRRGIVTASQTPSNGRVMPQLTRGLTELVISTRPSRRDFHYLKMLNTPLKTKPLQKTSGANANNNMEQNVTHTPSASSTTPGQSGNVAVNSVVESIEQRRRSSSTSDAQAPLQRGAGATVTASTQTSSQRGANNNEFVPGRTIASSAFRIQSPPQAISQSSGGNKRLTLREQQVMQLRREIMHPGGVRLNLRRKDCVGSIAWVDAFGGVWIAGWKQKEHPVLYNALHIGDQLLSIAGVSISSAAEANKIIRNTNTLFVEVLLRRIPFGRAYAIRRDREGQCLGLIRDGNTSTIVDVVPNSLAARHGLPPKTQSCDGTALTFWILTEINGRPLNLFFKDLEIRDRLNSVGRDISILVQPSDLITKLKKQLKSLRGYKDYLVQ; translated from the exons AtggctgccgctgctgcagcagTGCCAGctgcaaacacaacaacaacgacaacacctgcaaatgcaaatgtaaatgttaatttaaatgcaaatgcaaatgcaccTGCAATCGCGTCCAGCAGCAACGCGGCGCAATTTCgggaaattcataaaaatacatgGTTGAAAAGACTGACGGCCGATGGAAAGAAACTAACCGTTGGGCCCAAG AAATCCGAGTGCAGCTGGGTGGTATTCTGCGTGCATGATGACACCGATGCCCTGCTGGAGGGCTATGCTGAGCCGCGACAAGCGGCCGCCCACATGCCCGAGTGGGCGGTATCACTGCGGGATACGCTGCACATATCACACGCCTTGATACCCAATTCCCATGAGTTTGAGTTTGTCGTAACACTGAGCAATGAAGTGTTGCGCTTTCATGCCGCGTCATG GGAGACTATGCAAGAATGGGTGGAAACGTTGCGTTCCAAGCTACGAGAAATGAAAATTCTGTCGCCTCGTGAAAATTTATACACAAAGTTACCTGAAGTACGCGCTCCATTGCTGCCAACGCGTGATCCAACATCTCCATTGCCGGCACCGCCACCTGTGCCGGCGGCTATAGTGCCAGGCGTGGAGCGTATTCCGGcccatcagcatcagcagccaGCCGCAGTCAATGAGCAAGCGTCCAGAGCGACTGCAGCCAGTGCAGTCAATTCAGTCATAGAAGCTGCCACAACAGTAACacctgctcctcctgctcctgctcctcctccaacaacaacaacagccatgTCCAATACATTAACACAACATTTGCTGAACATGCTGTCGGATCCCATTAGCACATACAGCGAACAAATTAGCGAAACACAATCGCCAACTGTCGTCGATGATGTGGAGGACGCAACAAATGCGACTGTAACAGCAACACCAAACGATATAGCAGCTAATATCAATCTGTCCGATGATGAATTTGTATCCCCAATACTGCGTAACGGTGTGCGTGTGGATGTGACCAGCTCATCTGCCCAGCGCATCTCAGCTG ATCAAATCTTAAATTTCGAACAAATGTTACAATGCGAACGTTTAATACCTag gCCACAAACGTCACGCTCTATGTCAGCAGGTGCTGCTGATAAGACGAAGAGGCCTCAACGCAAATCACCGCAACCCAAAGTCCAACAGGTTGCCGTCGAGGAGACGCAAGATAACAACATCACAATTATACAAGTCTCTAATACGAACAATACTAATCCAGCAGGACAACCGCCCGAATTGCCGCCcaagaacaaaataattgcGGATATATTTCGTTTTCCTGAAATCAATGCAAAGGCTAAAACGAAAACTCAGCCACAAAACGATTACAAAAGTAACGTACAAATTATACCGTCCAATTCGAATACTATACAGGTGCTGAGTCAAcccagcagcagtagcagcagcaatccCTACACCATTCCATTAAAACCTGTTTCCAATGCTTCCACTacattaaatcaaaatgcCTCCACGACTGTCAGCAATAACACCACAATGGTCCAGGTGCTAGCAGATGGTGAGGCAATGACATCGCCAACTGCAACCACCACTGTTGCTGTCTACGGCACCTGCTAccccacaacaacagcgagCGGTCAACAAAGCGCCAACAAACCGCAAACACCAAAGGTCAGCAAAAAGATTATACTCAGCGCCAACAGCTCAGGCATAACCAACATAAGAATTAACAATGAGCAGGCGAACGATGCCAGTGTTATCAGTGGCAATGTGCACTACGAGAAGGTATTCCTCTCATCGAGTATACCTGTGAGTAGCAGCAGTCCAACGGCTATGCGGGAGGAGCGACCAACCAGTAGCCATGTGCAGGCACAGAGCAATGCTATTGTTAACGTGGAAAGCAGgccaacaacgacgacgacaacaacaccaatGCCAACAGCAGTAAACGGAAGTCCAGCCTTACCACGCCGTGGCATTGTCACTGCATCACAAACGCCGAGCAATGGACGTGTAATGCCCCAACTAACTCGTGGCTTAACGGAGCTCGTCATCAGTACGCGACCCAGCCGACGAGATTTCCACTATCTAAAGATGCTCAATACGCCGCTTAAAACCAAGCCACTGCAGAAGACAAGCGGCGCTAATGCCAACAATAATATGGAACAAAATGTGACGCATACGCCCAGTGCCAGCAGTACGACGCCTGGACAAAGTGGCAATGTTGCCGTTAACTCCGTTGTTGAAAGCATTGAGCAGCGCAGGCGCAGCTCGTCCACATCTGATGCACAAGCGCCATTGCAACGCGGAGCGGGAGCGACAGTAACAGCATCAACCCAGACAAGCAGTCAACGTGgcgccaacaacaatgagTTTGTGCCCGGACGCACTATAGCATCGAGTGCCTTTCGCATACAATCTCCACCCCAGGCAATATCACAGTCGAGCGGCGGCAACAAGCGTTTAACGCTGCGTGAGCAGCAGGTGATGCAACTGCGTCGGGAAATCATGCATCCGGGTGGTGTACGTTTAAACTTGCGGCGCAAGGACTGTGTCGGCTCCATTGCCTGGGTAGATGCATTCGGAGGCGTCTGGATCGCAGGCTGGAAGCAAAAGGAACATCCGGTCCTCTACAATGCACTCCATATTGGCGATCAACTGCTCTCGATTGCGGGAGTTAGCATTAGCTCCGCCGCCgaggcaaataaaattatacggAATACAAACACGCTATTT GTCGAAGTGCTGCTCCGTCGCATCCCCTTTGGTCGCGCCTATGCCATACGCCGAGATCGCGAGGGTCAATGCTTGGGACTTATACGCGATGGAAATACCTCAACCATTGTTGATGTGGTACCCAACAGCTTGGCAGCGAGGCATGGATTGCCGCCCAAG ACACAGTCATGTGATGGTACTGCCCTCACATTTTGGATACTCACGGAAATAAACGGACGACCGCTAAATCTATTCTTTAAGGATTTAGAGATACGTGATCGCCTAAATTCGGTAGGCAGGGATATATCGATATTGGTGCAACCATCGGATTTGATAACCAAATTGAAGAAGCAGCTGAAATCGTTGCGCGGCTACAAGGATTATCTAGTACAGTAG